The Fragaria vesca subsp. vesca linkage group LG2, FraVesHawaii_1.0, whole genome shotgun sequence genome includes a window with the following:
- the LOC101315102 gene encoding zinc finger protein ZAT10-like — translation MALQALNSPNTAALGFDDEPNNLNSHHLAASKRKRSKRPRFEDSSLSEEEYMAFCLLLLARGTTNAADTTVAQLPPHPPASYKCVVCSKAFGSYQALGGHKASHRKSDSTVSSAVKVETPAVTAVSGRSHECTICHKCFPTGQALGGHKRCHYDGGSSATNSAVTTVSEGGGGSSSHSQSQSQRGFVLDLNLPAEPEVVLQVWTGVDKKKDPQVSAEQEEVQSPMPEKKPRLTLGRE, via the coding sequence ATGGCCTTGCAGGCTCTCAACTCACCCAACACCGCCGCCCTCGGCTTCGACGACGAGCCTAACAACCTCAACAGCCATCACCTCGCCGCCTCCAAGCGTAAGCGCTCCAAGCGGCCGCGTTTCGAGGACTCATCACTTTCCGAGGAGGAGTACATGGCCTTCTGCCTCTTGCTCCTCGCCCGCGGCACCACCAACGCCGCCGACACCACCGTCGCGCAACTCCCACCGCATCCCCCGGCCTCTTACAAGTGCGTCGTCTGCAGCAAGGCTTTCGGGTCTTACCAGGCTCTCGGCGGCCACAAGGCTAGCCACCGCAAGTCCGACTCCACCGTCTCCTCCGCCGTCAAGGTTGAAACCCCGGCTGTCACCGCCGTTAGCGGGAGGAGCCACGAGTGCACCATCTGCCACAAGTGTTTTCCGACCGGGCAGGCCTTGGGAGGACACAAGCGCTGCCACTACGACGGAGGAAGCAGCGCCACCAACAGCGCCGTCACGACGGTTTCCGAAGGCGGTGGTGGGTCTTCGAGCCACAGCCAGAGTCAGAGCCAGCGTGGGTTCGTGCTGGACCTGAACTTGCCTGCTGAGCCGGAAGTGGTGCTACAAGTGTGGACCGGAGTTGACAAGAAGAAGGATCCTCAAGTCTCCGCCGAGCAGGAGGAGGTGCAGAGTCCGATGCCGGAGAAGAAGCCGCGTCTGACATTGGGGCGCGAGTGA